A segment of the Buchnera aphidicola (Ceratoglyphina bambusae) genome:
CCAATTGCGGATATAAATGTTTCATTATAAAATAATAATGGAATATAATTCCTATATAAAATAGGTATTTTTAGTCGGTTTAAAATTTTTTTAATTTTACATTTTTTATTTATTTCATGTGTCAAAATTTTTTTTGAAAAATTAAATCTAATATTTACTAAATCTGTTTTTTTTGGAGGAGGTACTTTCATTCCATTTTTACTTTTTTTTATTTTACCTAATTCATGTGGTAAAATAATTTTTTTAAAAGGATAGTGGCAAAAAATTATTAAATTTTTGATATTTGGAATTAATTTGCAATAAAATATTATATTTTTATATTTTTGCAACTTATATTTTTTAAAATACATAGAAGGAGACTTATTTTTTTTTGTTAATATTATATCTTTATATATTTGATGATTTTTTTTGTATGAAATAAATTTTTTTGTTAAGTCGTGCATCCAATATCTTATAATTAAGATTATTATTTCTTTAGGAAATTTTATTATTTTTTTTATTTTTATTTCTGTTTTACTTAATTTGCATTTTTTTAATATAGAATGGATAAAAAAATTTATAACTTTTTTGTTTTCTTGACATATTTTTGTAGTTCTATAAAAATTTTTTAATAAAAAAGGCCATTTACTTTCAAGTATTGGAATTATTTTTATTCTAACAAAGTTTCTTTCAATATTTATATTGAAATTACTTTTATCTGTAATCCATTTTAATTTTTTTTTTATAGCCCATTTTTTTAAAATTTTTTTTTCAAATTTTATAAATGGTCTGATTAATAATTGTTTTTTATTGCCAAATTGTATAACTTTTTTTATACAAGATAGACCATCTGGTCCGCTTCCTCTTTTTAATGCTAATATTAATGTTTCGCATTGATCATTTAGATGATGTGCAGTCATTAATATTTCACGTTTTAACAATTCTTTTTTTATAATTTTATATCTATGTATTCTTAATGAACATTCTATATTATTTTTATATTTTTTATTTATTTTCTTTAATATAATTTTTATATTATTTTTTTTACATTGTTTATAGCAATGATAGCTCCATATATCAGAGTTTTTATTTATAGAATGATTTATATGTATTGCTCTTATTTTTATTTTTTTATTTTTTTTTTTTAATTCAATTAATTGATATAATAATACTGTAGAATCTAATCCACCGCTATATGAAACTAATATTTTTTGGTTTGGTTTTATATATTTAATAATATTTTCTATTAATAGTTTTTTTTTTTCATTGTAAAAGTTTTTATTATATAAATTTATACGTCCGAGTGGATTCGAACCACTGGCATCCATCATGTCATAATGGCACTCTAACCTGCTGAGTTACGGACGTAAATATTATTTTAATAATAATATATAAAAAAATAATTTTCAACATTATATTTATTTTTATTTTATTTATTTTTTGATATGTTTAATATATTTTAAATTTTTAATAATAATTCTTATGTGTAACATTATGTTTGTTGTTAAAGTTATGTTATTTATACCTATAAACAAAACTTTTGCGTATTTATATAATTTTAAAAAAAAACCTATAGTTGGAGGCAGAGTAATAATAAATTTTAAAAAAAATAAAAGTGTAGGAATTATATTGTCTTATAAAATATATAATAAAAATAAAAAAAATATAGAATTAAAATATGTAGATTCTATAATTGATAATTTTTCTATATTTAATTATTATGTTTGGAACACTATATTAAAATGTTCTAAATATTATAGATGTTCTATAAATTTTATCATTTTTTTTGGAGTTCCTAAATTTATAAAAAAAGGTAATTCTTTTAAAAATAAGTTAAATTTTGTTTGGTCAATAACTAAGCTAGGAAGATTAATAGATATAAATATTTTAAAAAAAACTCCTAAACAATTCTATACTTTGTCTTTATTAAGAAAAAAAAATATAGATAAAATATTTTTAAAAAAATGTAATATTTCAAATTATATATTTTCTCAACTTTGTAAAAAAAAATTATGTGAAAAAGTTTATAAAGATTTTAAAATATCTTTTATTAACAAAAATAAAATAAATAATAATTTTTTTTTAAAATCTAATGACGTTTTTTGTAAATATATTAATAGAATTTTAAGTAATTTGAATAATTTCAGTACATGGTTAATAACAGATAATTTATTTTATATGAAATTAAAATTTTATTTCGCTTTATTTAAAAATATATTAAAAAATGATTTAAAAATATTGTTCATAGTTTCTAATTTGTATATGTTGAATAAAATAAAAAATGAAATAAAAAAAAATATGTCATATCCTATATATTCTTATCATTCTAAGCTTACAGATAGTAAAAAAATAAAATGTTGGAATGAGTTTCAAAAAAAAAATGCTTCAATAATAATTTCTACCAAAGTTGGAGTTTTTGTTCCTATTAAAAATTTAGGAATAATTATATTAGATGAAGAAAATAATTTATCTTATAGAGTTTTAGGTAAGTGGACATTTAACTTAAAAAGTGTAATCCTATTAAGGTCTTATTATGAAAAAATTCCAGTTATTTTAGAGTCTTCTGAGCCAAATTTAAGTACATTATATAATGTTCAAAAAAACAAAATAAATTGTATTAAAATATCGAATGACATATTAAATTTTTATAAAAATTTAAAAAAAATATTAATAGACATTAAAATTGAAAGATTTAGAGGTGTTTTTTCTTTATCTTTAATAAAAGAAATTAATTTTCATTTAAAAAATAATTATAATATATGTTTAATTATAGATGGATTTTCTTATATGTTTTATTTTGTTAAATGTTTTAAATGTAATTATATTTTTAGATGTAATGTATGTTATCAAATTTGTGAATTTAAAATTCATGAAGGTGTTTTTGTTTGTAGATTTTGTTTTAATATAAATAAAGAATTTAAATGTTTATATTGTAAATGTGAAAAATTTGTTTATAGTCGTTGTAATACTTCTTTTTTAATAAAAAATATTAAAGAAATTTTTGATAATACTGTAATTATATTTTTAGATAAAAATAACACAAACAAAAATATTAAATTTTTTTCTAAATCTATTTTTATAAGTAAAAAAAAATACCTTTATAAATATAATTTGTATAATATTAAATTATTAATTTTTTTATATATAGATTATTATTTTTTATTTCCAAATTTTAGATCTACAGAATATTTTAGTCAAATATATTATAGTATAATAAGATTATTTTTAGAATCTTATAATTCTTCTTTTAAAATAATTATACAAACTAATTTAATTTATAATATGTTGTTTAAAAAATTAATTTATAATGGTTATAATAATTTTTCTAAATATTTATTAAAATGTAGAAAGAAATATAAATTACCTCCATTTAGTTTACATGCAATTTTTAGAATAGAAAGTAATAAAAAACATAAAATTTTATTTTTTTTAAAATATATAAAACCTTTTCTGGAAAAAATATCTAAAAAAGAGAAAAAATTTTGGTTTATGTGTTCTAATTATATTTTTTTAGAAAAATATAAAAAATTTTTTTATTATAATATATTATTTTCTAATAATACTAAATTTGCTTTAAGAAAAATTTTTGATAAAATATTAAAATATTTTAATAAATTTTTATCTTATAATAAAATATATTTAATATTTGATATAGATTCAGTACAAATTATTTCATTTTATTAGTTAAATACTAAAGTTAAGTTTATTTTTAAAATATTTTTAAAAAATCAATATTAACATTATAAAGAAAAAATTTATGTTAAATAAAATAATAATAAATGAATTTAAAAAATCAGGTATAATAGATAAAATTACCGATGAAAAGAGTTTTTTAGAAGAAATTAAAAAAAATAAAAATATTACATTGTATTGCGGGTTTGATCCTACTTCTGATAGTTTACATATAGGTCATATATTACCTTTGTTATTTTTGAAAAAAGTTCAAAAATATAAAAATAAAATAATAATTTTGATAGGAGGGGCTACTAGTTTAATAGGAGATCCTAGTTTTAAGGATGATGAAAGAAAGCTTATTAGTAAAAAAAATATTTTAAAGTATCAATCTAAATTATTTGATCAGATATCATATTTTTTAAATAAACATTTTGATATTAAAAATGTTAAAATTATTAATAATTATAATTGGTTTAATGATATGAATATTTTAAAATTTTTAAGAAATGTAGGAAAATATTTTAATATAAAAAATATGATACAAAAAACTTCTGTTAAAAAAAGAATAAATAGAATTGATAAAAATATGTCTTTTACAGAATTTTCTTATAGTTTATTACAATCATATGATTTTTCTTACTTATATAAAAATTATAATACTATATTACAAGTAGGAGGATCAGATCAATGGGGTAATATTGTATCAGGAATAAATTTAACTAAAAAATTATATAACAAAAAAGTTTTTGGAATTACAATTCCATTATTTACAAAAAAAAATGGAAAAAAATTTGGTAAAAGTGAAAAAGGATCTATTTGGTTAAATAAAAGAAAAACATCAGTTTTTGATTTTTATCAATTTTGGATAAACATTTCTGATGAAGAGTCTAATTATTTTATTAAAATATTTAACTTTTTAGATTTATTTAAAAAAAAAATTTATAATAATACAACAACCATAACATATAATATTATAAAAAATAAAAAACTTTTAGCTGATTCAATAACAAGATTTGTTCATGGTTATAAAGATTTTTGTATAGTTAAAAAAATTTCAAAAATATTATTTAATAAAAATTTCATTAAAATTAGTAATTTAAATTTTATATTTTTAACAAAAAAATATGTTGGAATACCAAAATTTTATATAAATAATAAAAGCACTTTAGAAGAAATTTTATTAAAAATATCTTTTACTAATTCTTTAAGTAATTCTAGAAAAATTATTTTGTCTGGATCAATAAAAATAAATAATGTTGTAATAAAAAATTGTAAACATGTTTTTAATAAATCAGAAAAAAAATTT
Coding sequences within it:
- the tilS gene encoding tRNA lysidine(34) synthetase TilS, translating into MDASGSNPLGRINLYNKNFYNEKKKLLIENIIKYIKPNQKILVSYSGGLDSTVLLYQLIELKKKNKKIKIRAIHINHSINKNSDIWSYHCYKQCKKNNIKIILKKINKKYKNNIECSLRIHRYKIIKKELLKREILMTAHHLNDQCETLILALKRGSGPDGLSCIKKVIQFGNKKQLLIRPFIKFEKKILKKWAIKKKLKWITDKSNFNINIERNFVRIKIIPILESKWPFLLKNFYRTTKICQENKKVINFFIHSILKKCKLSKTEIKIKKIIKFPKEIIILIIRYWMHDLTKKFISYKKNHQIYKDIILTKKNKSPSMYFKKYKLQKYKNIIFYCKLIPNIKNLIIFCHYPFKKIILPHELGKIKKSKNGMKVPPPKKTDLVNIRFNFSKKILTHEINKKCKIKKILNRLKIPILYRNYIPLLFYNETFISAIGLFLSKSKENIKKHWHISWINDI
- the tyrS gene encoding tyrosine--tRNA ligase, with product MLNKIIINEFKKSGIIDKITDEKSFLEEIKKNKNITLYCGFDPTSDSLHIGHILPLLFLKKVQKYKNKIIILIGGATSLIGDPSFKDDERKLISKKNILKYQSKLFDQISYFLNKHFDIKNVKIINNYNWFNDMNILKFLRNVGKYFNIKNMIQKTSVKKRINRIDKNMSFTEFSYSLLQSYDFSYLYKNYNTILQVGGSDQWGNIVSGINLTKKLYNKKVFGITIPLFTKKNGKKFGKSEKGSIWLNKRKTSVFDFYQFWINISDEESNYFIKIFNFLDLFKKKIYNNTTTITYNIIKNKKLLADSITRFVHGYKDFCIVKKISKILFNKNFIKISNLNFIFLTKKYVGIPKFYINNKSTLEEILLKISFTNSLSNSRKIILSGSIKINNVVIKNCKHVFNKSEKKFYQYFLLSKGKKNFCVLQYEHIINLC